DNA from Lentibacillus amyloliquefaciens:
TATTCACCACTGGATTCCGTATTCAGAAATGAAATATCTTTAATTTGATTACGGCCGGTTCTTTGCAGAATAGCATTTAAAAATACAACCGTAATATCCTTGTTTTTTTCATTTTCAAACAGTTGTTTAAAAGCATAATCAACTTTTAAATCCATTAATCGTTTAATTGGAATTCGCTTAAGAAGGCTGGTTCGCTTACTCTTTGCTGATTCTTTGTTATATTCGCCGAAGTCTTCCATTATGATTCTTTGTGCAGTATAAACAGGGGTTTGTTCGTTTAGTGGCATTTCTACACATCCTTTTGGTATGTGAGGACTTACTTTAGAAGTTTATCTAAAATCATTATAGCAAATTTTCGTATAATTTGCTCATAAGTATGTCTAATGCTCAGAAAAAAACTAACAAGAACGTCGCTTCAAATTAAGATTGGGAGACAGAACGAATAGCAGGATGGAAATTCTTATTAATAAAAAAGGCACCTGATACACAAAAAGCGGTATTACCATGTTTTTATGGCAGCACCACTTTTCTTTAATATTTGCAGAGCAGGAATTTACATTCGTGGTATCCTAACATAATCAATCATGAAATTTTGACTGAAAATACACAGTGTGCAGCAAAGTCAGAAATATGAAGCTTAAAGTGAAAAAGGACGAGCTTACAGAAAATGGTATTTTAATAAACATGAGTTGCTGAATAGCGAATACAATCGTTATGACGACAATACTGATGAGTGTTTTAAGATGGATCTGCTTCATATTTCGAGACGTTTTATATAACCCCGTCACGGTTACAGCCAGAATCCAGTAAATGATGACGATGAGTGTGAGAACAAGCATTGTTTGAAACTTAACAGCTGTCACCAGGCTTGTGACGGCACTTGCCAGAAAGAACAAAATGCTGGAGATGAAGTTCAGCTTATAGATTTGCTTTGCAGGCAGATTAACTGGCATAATATTTATCCCCTTTCATTGCCAATTCCAAAATAACAACATAATAACCATATCATCAGTCATTCAAAAAAGGAACCATCAGCTCCTGTGAACTGATGGCATTAAACTAATGTATCTATTTATATACAGCAGCCATGGCAGACTCCTGAACGTATCTTTCAAAATTGCCTGCCGAATATTCGCAAATAGCCTAAGTTATACGATAAAGCGAACACTGCTATCAATACCCCAATCATTAATGCAAAGAACAACCAGTCACGCTTACCAACAGTCATATGATGATAATACGTGCGGTCAGTGTCACCGGTAAAGCCCTTGGATTCCATCGCGATGGAGACACGCTCCGCTTTGCGGATGCCGTTGGCCAGAAGCGGAATGGCATAACGCCGGAACTGATTGAGTCTTCCTTTAATGCCGCGCGCACGGCTGACACCACGGATGCGGTGTGCCTGCTTGAGTATCTGCAGCTCATGCCGGAATACGGGCAGGAAGCGGTAACCAGCCAGGATACCGTATGTGACCTTTGGCGGCAGTCTGAATTGCTGCATGAAGCTAAGCATCAATTTCGTTGAATCCGTCGTCAGGATGAACATCAGAGACAGCGCACCGAAACAGAGCGATCTCAGCCCGACACTCACCCCTGTCCGGAAACTTCCGGCCGTCACCTCAAACATCCAAAAACTAAAGATTTCCTCACCACCGGAAAAGGTTTGATTGGCATAAAGCATGGTCATCCAAGCAAAACCGAGAGCAAGAATAAAAAATGGACTGAACAGTTTCATCCAGCGAAAAATCGGGATATTGGTCATCATGAACGTGACTGTCAGAATAAATATAAAATACAATAACGGCGTGAAGACATCATAGGTGAGTCCGAGCAGTATTCCAGGAATCAAGACGGCAACCATTTTGATCGACGGGTTAATGGATGAGATCATAAATCTCACCTTCCCGCCGCCTTTTACGAAACCTCGCCGGCAACCGCAGCCTGGCTTCGTGAAGGAGTCTCTCTT
Protein-coding regions in this window:
- a CDS encoding energy-coupling factor transporter transmembrane component T family protein; its protein translation is MISSINPSIKMVAVLIPGILLGLTYDVFTPLLYFIFILTVTFMMTNIPIFRWMKLFSPFFILALGFAWMTMLYANQTFSGGEEIFSFWMFEVTAGSFRTGVSVGLRSLCFGALSLMFILTTDSTKLMLSFMQQFRLPPKVTYGILAGYRFLPVFRHELQILKQAHRIRGVSRARGIKGRLNQFRRYAIPLLANGIRKAERVSIAMESKGFTGDTDRTYYHHMTVGKRDWLFFALMIGVLIAVFALSYNLGYLRIFGRQF